From Mya arenaria isolate MELC-2E11 chromosome 1, ASM2691426v1, a single genomic window includes:
- the LOC128236550 gene encoding uncharacterized protein LOC128236550, translating into MWKAVTLVALCCVAVYAAPQKRFFIPGFEGSVFDTEILKCDVQLLLDTLGSAPTEAACEGECQHLITGGSIFSYGCPLICHSFEHLVATLHETPAPGETRVCGGKATTPAA; encoded by the exons ATGTGGAAGGCTGTGACCCTGGTAGCGCTCTGTTGTGTTGCGGTGTATGCCGCCCCGCAGAAACGTTTCTTTATTCCGGGATTTGAAGGATCCGTGT TTGACACTGAAATTCTCAAGTGCGATGTACAACTTTTGCTCGACACCCTGGGTTCTGCGCCGACTGAGGCAGCGTGCGAAGGTGAATGTCAACATCTCATAACGGGTGGTTCTATCTTCTCATATGGATGCCCTCTTATTTGCCACTC GTTTGAACATTTAGTCGCAACATTGCACGAAACCCCCGCGCCAGGAGAGACGAGAGTCTGCGGAGGTAAAGCCACCACTCCCGCTGCATAA